Genomic window (Streptomyces liliiviolaceus):
GGGACCATGAGCGCGGCGAAGAGCCAGTACGACGGGGCCAGCGAGGCCACGATCTCCAGCACTCCGAAGGCCACGGCGGCGGCGATCAGCACACGCAGCCGGGCCGTGCCGCGCCGGGCGGCGAGCAGCGCGCCCGCGACCGATCCCACGGCCATCAGCGTGTTGAAGAGGCTGTACGCGCCCGCGCCGCCGTGGAAGACGTCGTCCGCGTAGGCCGACAGCCAGACGGGGAAGTTGAAGCCGAAGGTGCCGATGAAGCCGACGAGGACGATCGGCCAGATCAGCTCGGGGCGGCCGGCGACATAGCGCAGACCCTCGCGGAGCTGGCCCTTGCCGCGCGGGGCGCGCTCGACCTGGTTCAGCTCACTGGAGCGCATCAGGAGCAGGCCCGCGATGGGCGCGACGAACGACAGGCCGTTGAGCAGGAACGCCCAGCCCGTGCCCACACCGGTGATCAGCAGGCCCGCGACGGCGGGGCCGATCAGCCGGGCGGACTGGAAGTTGGCGGAGTTGAGGCTGACCGCGTTCTGGAGCTGGCCGGGGCCGACCATCTCGGCGACGAAGGACTGCCGGGCCGGGTTGTCGATCACCGTGGCGAGGCCCACGGCGAAGGCGGCGACGTACACGTGCCAGACCTGGACGTGTCCGGTGAGGGTCAGGAAGGCGAGCGCGATGCCGGTGAGGCCCATCGCGGTCTGGGTGGCGAGGAGCGTGGGGCGCTTCGGCAGGCGGTCGACGAGGACTCCGCCGTAGAGGCCGAAGAGCAGCATCGGCAGGAACTGCAGGGCCGTGGT
Coding sequences:
- a CDS encoding MFS transporter codes for the protein MSTGPGADSAPAPAAHDTPHAPKTRSSMFSSLKIRNYRLFFTGQVVSNTGTWMQRIAQDWLVLSLTGSSAAVGFTTALQFLPMLLFGLYGGVLVDRLPKRPTLLATQTAMGLTGIALAFLTLTGHVQVWHVYVAAFAVGLATVIDNPARQSFVAEMVGPGQLQNAVSLNSANFQSARLIGPAVAGLLITGVGTGWAFLLNGLSFVAPIAGLLLMRSSELNQVERAPRGKGQLREGLRYVAGRPELIWPIVLVGFIGTFGFNFPVWLSAYADDVFHGGAGAYSLFNTLMAVGSVAGALLAARRGTARLRVLIAAAVAFGVLEIVASLAPSYWLFAALMVPIGMAGLTVNVTANTAVQMGTDPAMRGRVMALFMMVFMGGTPLGAPVVGWITDAYGPRVGFAMGGVVSVLAAATVGLALARVGGLRLSVGWHHGHPQVRFVPRERVLATAA